The Biomphalaria glabrata chromosome 6, xgBioGlab47.1, whole genome shotgun sequence genomic interval tcttagtcttagtcttacctTCCCCTCTGCAAAGTCTGACTTAGTGAAGTGTGtataattgaaatatatttaaaaataactataaCATGAATTCTCTCAATTCTATTTTTAGCCACAGTGTTTCATGAAATGTGGAAAAGAAGAGCAGCAGAAATAGAATATGACTGGGATGTGGCTGATTTTGAACAAGAAGTAAGTTTTTGTTATCAAAGACATCCCTGCATAAATAGTGAGAAACAGACTTTAGGGGACTTCAATAAGTACAgctttttctttactttctaaTAAAACCCTGTgtcatattcttttttatttttgacataATGAAACACACTTATTTCCCTGGCTTCTGTACCAGGATCTTTGGGCccctcttgagtccacccagctctagtgagtatctgacattagttggggaaaagtaaaggtggttggttgttgtgctggccacatgacacccttgttaaccgtatgtcacagaaacagctgacctttacatcatctgccctagagaccacaaggtctgaaaggggaactttacttttttttttactctctgtGTGAAAACTCCCTTAATTATTTATGGATGTTGTGCAACAGAAAAACTACACATACTTATATTGCAATATTTTTTAAGGAAACTATCAGACCAGAGTATGAAGCATCTGTGCGTCGCAGAAGAATTAATCCTGTCACCAAGGTATGAaaaatcttgacatctaaaaattttaacatcattttatttgttttatttaaagcatgatttaataatataaattaaatcaatTTAGTTGGCATGGCATTTGCTCCATCAAAATTTAGCTAGTTTATACtattgaacatttaaaatatccTGGGTTTAGTATGAGTTTATCAATGCTTCAAATCCTAGGCAGCACGTTTGTGTGTTTTCATGTTGTCAACTGATTTGTTCAACTTCACAACTCTAGTAATACTATTAACATACTAGTGAaattgaaatggttttgatgcctATTAACAAACTAGTGAActtgaaatggttttgatttgtTATTCAGTTTTGCATTTCACATAAAGAGTTGAGGTTTTGGTCAAGCTTATttctaacattttatttagctATGACAGTGAAACGTTGTTCTCAACCTTATATTGAAGAtctaaagatttaaatatatttaactaattgtTACGAGAATTGGAATATTGGTTaggccaaacaaaaaaattgaaagctgaaaaactttataattttattgtcACTTTAAAcagttctatttaaaatatattttcatgcatttgtatttatacaaaatatatgTCCAAACTTAAGTGGGTATTAAGAAGCTCTAGTGaacaatattatttcaaaagaaCAACTCTATTGGTTCATAGACCTGTTCATTGCTATGTGTACAATCCCTCGATTGTCATTTTAACACTTTATAAACAGAATAAATTTGGAGGCTTTACAATTTTTGAGGTAGGTTTATCTGTTAGctgataaagttttttttagtgtcaattTTCCTATGATCATTTATGAAGCTTCTATTTGGTCTTATTCCTTGCTTTTATGTTGTCCAGGACTTACACATTGAAGTGATCAACTGAAAAGCATTTCCTGtgatattttatgtaaaataaaatattttactgtGATGCATtcatgtgtgaaaaaaaaatctgattggTTTAAAATGCAttaagtttgtttgttgttttttcattcaACAAATACATCTTTCTCTTTAGCTATTGTGCATTCATTGTTAGCATGCAACATTTGTTTGAATGTTAAGAGTTAGATGCTCAATTTTTTAAGAATGCCAGTACTTCTAATtgtgttttaaataatattaactagattgtaatttgtttttttgttcttttaagtaaatgttaatttatCTGCTGCTtgagagttgtttttttcttcgttttaatttttgtaaaaaaaaaatattttttgctaatctatttttattttttgttttatcaatttaGCTGAGcatgaattttatttaatattctaattaaatttgATCATTTTATTGTAATCACttgcattttctttttcagaatGGACCAGTAAgggttttaattatttttactcTGACTGCCAGTGATAAATTTACAATTGAATAAGTTTATACTCTCATATTCATGCAACATCAAGATATAATATCACCCTAAATCTACACAACTGCTAGTCAAATATCCTTCATTACCTTCATAACCTTTATTACCTTTATTACCATGCTTTCAAAACACAGTGAAACTAAAAGATATTTAAAGAGAAATATTTGCTTTCAATTGCAATGACTTCATATAGTATGATGCTTATATGACTAAATTATAGGCTTTACTTTTTAACAGTAAACTtagaaaattgaaaaaagaatGATCAAAACTTAATTTagataaacagaaaaaaaaataaatataaagaacatactacaaaaacacaaaaaaaagtaggtactagcaatacaaaaaaaacaaaaaaaaagccatgcttataaatataaatgaatatagACTAAAAACTTATAAGAAATTCATTGGAAAATTGCAGCTTTTTTATTCTGTAAATGGTTTGACCTTTCATAACACTTGACCTTTTTTACCCATTCCTTCTTATCTTGCTGATTGATTTACAATGGCCAGTTGTTATATATCAATTATAAAAAATGTCTGATTTCAGAAATGTATCTGGATGCATTTGGGTGGGATTTTATGGGACTTAACTCCTGTATAAGAAAAATACATCTGCTACACATTTCACTTATGCTTTTAAATTTCATAAAGATCTTTTATATATAGGTCTACATTTTTGAATGATTATAGTATTTGCTAGAATGAATATATGatcatttgattttaatttgttttagtacCGGTAATCAGCTTTTTTCCCAATACCCATtgctttttacttttaattgctTTATCCCTGATTTTGTATTTTAGATACATCCATTATTTTTTATGaagttaatatttatttacaatgttGAAATTCTATTTTGAACTAAACTATTTTTGTAAGAACTGTGTcaagtattgtttttaaaagttataattagttttattttcatgtattttgtttttcttgcagTTAATGGTCATTGAAAGCTAATAAAAATTTACAGACAtatatttcataataataataaggcttgtcttgagTCCAAAAATTGAGGACTACAAACTTACATTTTTGATAAGAAAGTTTCTAAACTGCACGTATtcgaaaataattaaaaatagccACTTTTTGCTTTCCTTGTAGGTTGAAGAGCCTTACTTAAGTTTCACTTCCAAATTGTGTCGTGTTACTTCTTCACTCTGGGTTGTTTTGTTTATGGTAAGATCTTTTAGTAATTAGGAACTACCcttctttaaataaaacttgTGCTCTGGTCAGTGCTGACTTATAAGTATTAAAaatttttctatatatataacacaaGTTGATTAGCTTATCTTGTTTATTAGACATAAATGTATAAAagttatatatgtatttatttataggaAAGTAAGATCTCTGCTGTtaaaattcaataatttaataataattcaataattCAACTTATTTTCACAAAGCTTCCTTATCTGTTGAAGACAGTTATGCTACATATAAAAAGTTTGATCCATTAATAcaataggatttttttttctttttgattttgttaatttttataatttttattatttaatgtaattctttttttatcatGCAACTGTACATTTTGTTAATGATAACCAAGTTCAATAGCAAGCTTTTAACCTTCTCTTTGACTAGCTTTGTGTGGTTGTAGCTGCTGTTTTTGGTGTCATTGTTTACCGCATGACAGTGAGAGCGCTCCTCTATGCTGTAGGTGAAAACATTATAAGACAAAGGGCTGGGATCATAACATCAGTCACAGCATCAGTTATTAACCTGATTATCATCATTCTGCTTGGCAAAGTTTATCAGTTCATAGCTCAGATGCTGACCAACTTTGGTAAGCAACAGAAACAATTTAGAAAGGTTATTCTCctatattaaaaagtttttttcgaGAGACAGTAGCctaataatggcaatgtttttgattctgaagattaaggatgagtgcagtgtttcgcATTACTACtcaaacccagttgcaacctgcatattCTTCCGCATCTCATGCAGACAAAACTGTTGTCCACTGGCGgcctatttaacttttttttccatcttcTGCATCTGGCTTTCCTTTGTGTCCTACatcctttgtgagagctctccaactgtttcTTTCAGAAGCCATTGCTGCAGGTACTTTTCTTTATGCCAATAAGGGTGAAGCGGCACCTGAATTGATCTTAATAGCGCATGGGGGTACCTGTGTTACATTGTCCTCCTTTAGGCCTAAGCTTGCCAGAGAGAATCGCCTTTATCATGTGGTTGTCTCTCATGGGGAATAGGTTCTgactatactgtccacaccggcttccagcagaacatagttattGTAATGTAGTCCTGCCAGCATATGCCCATTATGGAGGCATCTTTGATGGAAGTGTTCGAGGAGCCTTAAATAGCCTACTATATAATTGTAAGGGCAATATTGAAAGAGATTTTCttttgtatatttctttatatgaattttcttttaattaattatttaaaacctaacataataataataacaaaagctTGAATTGTTGGTTATCTGGGATAAAGGTTGAACCAGAAGATTGGTATAATTGGATGTCAATATCTTTTTGAATTacatccttttatttttttacaaggtGGGTTTGAATGGTTTATATTTTTCAAGAATTTGTGAATGACTTCATTATTAAAAAACTGTGCTCTTTTTTGAAGCTACTTACACTGATTagttttactaaaaaaaaactaaaaactattttactgtaactagatctacttttaaccTATTTAGTACTCATTTTGAGTTACATTATATCAATATAAGCTggactttttatttctacccttGAATCTTTACATGGCAATAATaacctttattattatttttttttgttgtaaattcTCAAGCATCAATTTACAAATTAATGAGTTGTagcactattttttttactgtagcTGTTAAATTTGCTTCATTGAAGCACATAATcttgtcaataaataaatagattattATCTTTTCATgtacaggcacgacatggcctaaattgtgccgatgtgcctaaactcaaaactcatcTTTTCATGTTATGTTTCTCTTCACATTGCCAGAAACACACAGAACTCTGACAGAGTGGGAAGACAGTTTCACCCTGAAGATGTTTCTTTTCCAATTTGTCAACCATTTTGCTTCTCTATTTTACATTGCCTTTTTTAAAGGAAAGTAAGTGCATCTTTTAATCTTGAATTCCAGAAAACAATATTCAGTATGTTAGAGTTtacataaaatctattttttttttttatttttgtatagacTTGTTGGGCGTCCAGGTCTGTACAACAGACAGATCAATGACTCCAGGCAAGAAGAggtaagaaatttattttttgtttaattgaaaTGTAATAATTATCTGAGTAGAGAAGATCTATGATCTTGATCCTTATAGAAAGTTTTAAAGTAATACTGTATATCTCTGGTGTCTTTGGAGATTAGTCCAGAGTCCTAGCATGAATGTCCTATCATTAGTTATCTTTTCAACACTGGTATTGACTCCATGATTTACAGGAACTTAAGAATATGTAGTGAGACTAGGTGGGGATAAACGAAATAATACATTATAcacatttaaaatgaaataatacatacacatttaaaatgaaatagtacatacatatttaaaatgaaataatacataaacatttaaaatgatCTTTTGTTCTTACTTTTCCTAAACAggacaaaaatttaaaatggagaagaaaataaaaagtagtaTCGGTAGATTGAAAATTAgctcataaaaaaacataattttattttaaattcatgtgcatttgttatattaaaataaaacaaaaactttgtaTTCATTTAGTGTGATCCATCTGGATGTTTCATAGAGCTTTGTATCCAGTTAGGAATCATCATGGTCGGAAAACAGACATTTAACAATTCTAAAGAAGTTGTCCTTCCGTAAGTAAAACCtgtatttgaaaagaaattacttttcttggttcaattatttttttgcagTTGAAATTCTTCCTTTGTAACTCTTTtaacaagtaatttttttattctcacaaaatttttgtaatgcttctcttttctttttggatatgtatttttgtaaatattataatagcaaaggaaatatatacataggCCTATTTGAATATTGAATTGAAGGAAATTAAATTTCCAATAAGATTCTTACTTTATTCTTGTAATATTTTTCCTATTTgaaaatatctatttatttactaaaagggagacatttttgtaaaaaaataatacaaacacacattaagagaaatttttttaaaagccttagaCTCTTAATGCTTTTTCACAAATTTCATGTACAGTGTGAATATGTCTCCAATTTTCACCAATGAACACTGTTCAAAATTGAATTAGATAAAATATatgctttgtattttatgtaaCTAGTCattccatttaaaaaatgtgtatcaaAATGAAATATACAACATATAGCTAGAAATGATAAAATAGTGCCTTTCCTATCATAGAAAATATATAGGCTAGGCCTACATAATGCACAAGGAATCGTAAAACTAAATTTCCTACACAATTCTTACTTTAATCTTATAATAATTTAtcaatttgaaacatttttgtagTAATTAAAACTGTAAcaaatttgtttaattaaattaatattttcttaGGAAATTGTTAAACTGGATTAAGTCTCGCAAAATCAATAAGGCTGAAGAGAAAAAGCATGAGAAAGTCTCCCAGTGGGAAAAAGATTATGCAATGGATAGCATGCCAGAACTTGGTTTGTTTGATGAATACTTGGAAATGGGTAAGATTATCAATGACATTActattcaatatatattttgttaagatgtgggattgaacaaaaaaaaaacaacttacagaTTCCCTAGTTGCCTGTCTCACTCTGATTGCAGACATCTCACCGAAGCACAATTCAATGAGTCAATAATCCcgttaaaagaaatacttttagaATATTCCAAATTGAATTCACATATACTGATTCACTAACACAAAAAGAATACAATCCTCAATTGAGAAATCAAAAACTATTGCCCCTTAACACTTTAAAACAATCACTCAAGTCATTTATGCCCTCCAGCGTAAAAAAAATTCACCTAGTTTACATGTGGAAAAAATTGTAACGTGGAacaagtttacaacaatattttttatgaaGTTAATATTTATTCACAATGTTGAAATTCTATTTTGAACTAAACTATTTTTGTAAGAACTGTGTcaagtattgtttttaaaagttaagtTTTATTTAGCTATATGTATTATGCTGATGCATATTTGgtctaaactaaataaaaatttgaaactcatatattgaaaaaaaaaattataataaaagtagCAAAAAAATTGTTGGAGGCTTAAAATTTcacaaatgttaaaatattgaGATTTTCAAAAGCTTTCAGTGATTCGATATTGATGTATGCACATTCATTTCTAATCATTAGATGTTAATCAGGCCAATAGTATATCTCAAgcacattaataaaaacaaaatgtttattaaatataCTTTGCTgtatcttaatgtttttttctcttattacaattgtacaatttctttgaatgtttcacttttCAGTGATACAATACGGTTTTGTGACAATATTTGTAGCAGCTTTTCCTTTGGCTCCATTATTTGCTCTTCTGAACAACATCATTGAGATACGATTGGATGCTTACAAATTTGTGACTCAGTGGAGACGACCTCTGGGAATGAGAGCCCAGGATATTGGTAAGCATTTCTTTCAACTGTTAGTCTGCAGTTCTTTTTCTTTAGATTAGCATTTATCTTTTGGACAAAACTTTTAACCCTTTATGCTTTTCACTTTTAATAGGAATATGGTTTGGAATATTGCAAGGAATATCCAAGGTGGCTGTTATGTCAAATGTAGGTATAGTGGAAATAGGTGTTCTAACAAATCTCCTTTAATTGCTCATTTTGTTGTGTTCAATGGACTTTGTTATTAATGCAATCCTAATATCTTGTCTTATTTCAGGCAATTATAATCGCTTTCACCTCAGAATTTGTGCCTAAATTGGTGTACCAGTATAGCTATAGTAAAAATAGTGATATCAATGGCTATATTAACTTCAGCTTGTCAGTATTCAATGTCTCTCTATTTGAACCTAAAAGTATCCCTAAAGTAAAAAACATAGAATTATTTGGAAATGTTACCGAATGCAGGTTAgtgaatttaacatttttcatttctttgctTGTTGATGTTTTGTTCAAATCAAACTAATCTGATCCTCTAAGatgtatttagttttattagTAAACATTAgaattcatatatttttttacttaaaaaaaattttgattaaTACAACattttggaaatgttttattcaaaAAGAATATATTGTTTGCAAAAGTACCAGGTAGTGAAAATTCTGATAAGACTATTTTAAAAGACAACATTACTTATATTTGTGGACAAACCAGATTAGGAATGATGCAAAGGAGGAGAATTGGCTATTTTGGTTTCTAttacatgataaaaaaaaacaagttatgtCAGCATTAGCAACTAAATGTTGAGTCACATCTCTTTTTTTCACACCATCAGTGCATACCTCTTAAACATCTAAGATGTTTGACATAAAGCGGTTAAACAATTGGATTTTTAATGTTCTGTCATATGTATTGAATAGTGTAAGGACTTTTTATTTGACTGAATAAATATCTTTTGTCCTCCTGGACATCATTCAAAGAATATAATATGCATAGCCCAGCAACAAACATAGAGAACACTTCAGAGCATCATCAAAATAAAACTGTTACTCTTTTTAGGTATCGAGATTTTAGAGCCCCAACAGAGCCTTATGATTACACTTTAGAACACTGGCATATTCTAACAGCAAGATTAGCATTTGTACTTGTTTTTGTGGTAAGAAATGTGTTTTCTTTAGGAATGTACAGTTTTGCATTTGTACTACTCTGTGAgtttagttaattaaaaaatgtttattaagttTGAATATTGTTTGATAACATCTTTATTTGGTGGTtgctaaaatttttaaaaatttataatattttcagATATGCATTTGGCTTTTGTCATGGCTTATCAGCTACATCGTACCTGACATTCCAAAAGCTGTCAAACTACAGATTTTGAGAGAGAAATACCTAGCCAGAGAGTCAGCGTTGGAATCTGAActcttgaaaaataaaagccaTCATAATGGAATGGAGGGCAAAAGTCACTCCTCTGATCCACATTCTACTGTTAATGGTGTTAGAGAAAGACATGTTGATAAAACAACTCCACTTTATTAAATGACTACTTATTGTATGGCAATGGGGTAAACAATATTCATTTAGTCTGTAACATATAACAATGTTAAATATTAGACCAAACTTTTCTGTTACAGCATCTTCAGCTTTAATTTGATGTCAGCtctttttatattcattacaATGTCATTTACTTGTTGACATAGTTTTGTACAAGAAATGTGTTCTATTAGCTTTATCGACTTTaaatataactattttttttttttttttgaattcatCCCATTTgaaatatatctttattttatttagttttgatAAATGAAATACTGAATGGCATAAATCACTTAGCTATAAAGGGGTCTCAAGTTCAATTTTCAAtcaagcagagttgtgcttGCTGAGCTCCTAGGCAGCACAAAAACCTTCtccccattccccccccccactcctttTTTCTCCATGGCCCGCTGAGCCTGCTATAGCATGAAAGATGCCCTatacaaaattctttttttttaattcctatttctttttttagacTACAAAATATTCATAGTGTGTGTTGGAAGTCAAATTTGTGATAGGTTTCAGTGACACCCTTCATGCAGATTCCAGAATTAAACTTCTAATTAAAAATTTCTATGTGATTCAACTTAAACCTGCAACTATTTTGCTTTATAATCGTTTTGTCAATGAATTGTATGATTGTACATAGTAAATGCCCACAGCGCATTGTGTTGTGTTGCTTTTCTGTATGCCACTATCAAGATCTGAGactgtataatttttttttgattcatcTAATCATTAATTTCTTTGTATTAAGATCATAAATTTCTTTGAAATTAAATCAtacatttctttgtatttagaAAAAGGCTATTcttgtaagttttttttgtattaaagcaTTTTTATCATTActagtaaaatatttaataattttagctTTATATAATGTACAATGGAATGCAACACTTTGTGTAAAAACATTGTAAATGAGCATTCTTGGCCTTACAATACAGATTTACTTTGAGCCACTTTATGTGCTCAGCCTTATTGTTATACAGATTCAGTCATTAAATAGTCTCAGCCTTTTAGTTATACAGATTCAGTCTTAAACAGTCTCAAAtgtgtacacattttgtttaaaaccaCAAAATGAATCATGACACATACATTGATCTATATAGAATGGAAAAccttttaaaactgttttgattgattcaacATTAGAATGTAAAACAACCACATTTTATTGTACAGGTTTACACTTTAGTGATCTTGTTGATTCagagttttgttgtttttatgagttacatccccccccccccccccattaacaGTGAACAAATTGATATCTTTGGCCCTCCATTACAATCTAAGTGGTAGGTATGTGTGTATATTGATCATTTAGAGTTTAGGTATCCAAAAGCAGTTGAATGATGATTCGGAAATAGACATTGATCAATATTGGTACCTGGCATCTTTAGgccaaacatttatttttataaggaTGAATGTTTCTTGAAATTTCTACATaaattagtctttttttaaCCAGATAAAAGTGCAAAATCAGATACAATTAATGAGATAATTAGatttaacatacatttaaaaataactacCGGTATTTTATagaattattttacaaaaacttTCAAAGCTTTATTAATAATTTAGAAGAATGCTTTGAAAACTATATCAAATATGGATAACTCATACTTCAGATGTAGTGGAGGGTCATGTCTTTAATTTCCAGTGATTGTTTTAACCAATATGTCTCTaagatgattttaaaaataagttgaagTGCAATTTCTATTGACAAAATTATTTAAGGATTTTGTTGACCAACTGCCTCGTGaatgaaagaaataataatttacacagatttatttatgcatatttcTCTGTGATATTTTAAAACACACAAGCCTATTTTTTTCTGTCTATTTATATTTAGGTTATGTCTATACCTTTTATATGGAAATATTCATTGACTAATTACTTATGTATACATTTGTACCAATGCTGTAATAACTAGCTGtactaaaatatgtttagttATATTTTCACTtcataactctttctctcttaacgATGATATCTTTGTTGATTTGATGCCAATCTTTCAGCCAAATCGATGATATTAGTCAATGCTTAaagttaactattttgttttatttcctcccaaaatgtttttatttgcttaaaattttatcttgaatagtttccctttgtaAGACATCCAGACttttttctttagatttttAACTTCTCTGGAGATGGTGACATCGGACAATAAGCTCAAGCCAataattttatatgttttagATGCTGTATCAAAATGTCTTATCAAAATCGGAATgactataataaaaaataatttattttaatttgaatcataaaatattaacaagatctagttctaatgaaTTTTGCCCACAGTCtgtaagttttaatttttaaattccataatccaaaattaaattaaatattggttttataaacattaatttgtttatataGAAAGGGCATGCATTCCCTTTTATCTTtctaccaaatataacattttctgataataaatagaaaaagtTATTGAACAGTACTTTAATCTTAACAGCGTAGTTCAATACAAAAGTGCAAtgtgaaaataattacagagagagtTAAACCAAACTATTGTACTGAGTTCAAGCAGGTGTTCAGCTATTGACGTTTGTTGAATTATTTGATGGTTTAGATTATTTAAAAGCAAGAACAAATATTAAGACTGCTTTGGGTTGAAAGGTAAAGAACTTCTTGAAGTAATGATACTTATGTGCCTGAGCAAGACCATTCTATACTTATGAAAGTATGGtactaaatgtgacccactattAAGCATGGAAGCCagcaaagatttttttctagttaataTCTGAAAATTGTgttatacaaacaaaaaaaaagaccctGATgtagttttaattaaattataacaaaaacttatctaaatctattaaaatTTCTTAGTAAAATTTTGATAGAAATTTAATTGAAATGCATTTTAATTCAGATATTAGCCATAGCTGTGTACTTGTTTGTTCCAATTTTTCTCAGAAATTATTAACcattctatttttagatttgttGTCACCAATTGAAAGTAACTGAATTAGCTTTCAGACAATCGTTGAACTCAATTATCTATTTTCATGACTTTAGGAAATAGACAGCATGTTTCTTAATTGTAAACTTATTGGTAGGTTTGTagattatttcaaaattagtgACAATAATGCCTAATAATGTACAcaattttatcaaaataaaatggACAACTGTGGTCTGCAACTTAACAAGTAATTTATAAAAACACCTCCtggtataaatataaatattaaacttattttcttttaaagatttaTGAAAACATAAAATCCAACTTGAACTCGTTaagaaaaattagaaaatttTGTTCCAATGTTCAATGAATGTTATTCTGCTCAACTCATATTTGCAATGCTACTGTCAAAAATTCAATCTAATCTATGTTTACGTCTATGTCTTTTTGAAACTGTTTCAATGTGTTGATTAAAATATTAGTTTGCataaaatttaataacaatctggaaataaaatgtgaaaatttgtccatattattttaaagcactGAAATTGAATTATCAAAGTAATGCCAAAAatgatgatgttttttttatcccAGATATTTGGCTGAACATTGCAATTGaggttttggttttattttaaaaaaacggatgcttttgtttattttgtcttccaGCAACAAGAAAATCAAATGTATACTAAATGTATCATAAATGTACCGGTATACTAAATGTATAGTAAATTGacattttttcttgtatttattcTGAATGGATCATGTATGTTCTACCTTTAagtgtgttattttgttttaaagatcaGAATAAgttcaaagaaataatttgttttctaaattgtgatcaatgtattatttataattCTATCATTTAAATAAGCCCTTGTATGATGTGCAAGTAattttcaagataaatatttcattaacaGTTTATGACcaagatgtatttttaatattgtatCATTTTTGTAAACTGTTTTGTTcttgtacaaaaaaatgtttttaataaaattatacaACTTTTAAGTAGAGTTTTGAAATTCCTACATTTAattgatattaaatatatagctccattcatttttttcaagaaaatcaAACATTACTCAGCAAGTCTACATTCCCATACAgcaggaaagtaaaggcagtctACATTCACATACAGCAGGAAAGTAAAAGAAGTCTCAGGAAAGTAAAAGAATACAGTCTACATTCACATCTCTATGTTGTGTACAGCAGGAAAGTAAAAGAATGCAGTCTACATTCACATC includes:
- the LOC106057607 gene encoding anoctamin-4-like isoform X6 — protein: MDDGYEGVPLSPEAVGPIGFEMQIMDEGVTPSNDPMETEAPLPPPPPPLPPIGFESHVPVPPPVVTPVRISGSFNKGFQNEQTNIPGKDNAEKNVSVLSIKPLQHPEIETDLPLPPPSSDAMYVNIQQEPEHHEKKVTHEEENTSLFMDDGKRRVDYVLVYLVDTDEENENQKKTWRENFQRSLEKEGLELEVTAMKSKVKPVVPINKLLKCCRSSQRGQDKKTYYVKVHAPWEVLTKYAELTNMKMPLAKNDMIEHFQSCWSKCPSPFDIDKEILPEIPDYFTAPFTRSRINQFIMQDKETFFSPAQRSLLTYQILLRAVFEDVGDPARNKFGIKNMLSNKSYEAAFPLHEGEYKSEHSLLTEGPRNQRHLLYETWAKPGAWYKFQPLDHIRLYFGEKIAIYFTWLGYYTGLLIPAGLVGLAIFIYGCARMPFHEASNEICSDSAPGNYTMCPLCDEHCDYWQLKSSCIYSRVTYLFDNEATVAFAAFMALWSTVFHEMWKRRAAEIEYDWDVADFEQEETIRPEYEASVRRRRINPVTKNGPVEEPYLSFTSKLCRVTSSLWVVLFMLCVVVAAVFGVIVYRMTVRALLYAVGENIIRQRAGIITSVTASVINLIIIILLGKVYQFIAQMLTNFETHRTLTEWEDSFTLKMFLFQFVNHFASLFYIAFFKGKLVGRPGLYNRQINDSRQEECDPSGCFIELCIQLGIIMVGKQTFNNSKEVVLPKLLNWIKSRKINKAEEKKHEKVSQWEKDYAMDSMPELGLFDEYLEMVIQYGFVTIFVAAFPLAPLFALLNNIIEIRLDAYKFVTQWRRPLGMRAQDIGIWFGILQGISKVAVMSNAIIIAFTSEFVPKLVYQYSYSKNSDINGYINFSLSVFNVSLFEPKSIPKVKNIELFGNVTECRYRDFRAPTEPYDYTLEHWHILTARLAFVLVFVICIWLLSWLISYIVPDIPKAVKLQILREKYLARESALESELLKNKSHHNGMEGKSHSSDPHSTVNGVRERHVDKTTPLY
- the LOC106057607 gene encoding anoctamin-4-like isoform X7 is translated as METEAPLPPPPPPLPPIGFESHVPVPPPVVTPVRISGSFNKGFQNEQTNIPGKDNAEKNVSVLSIKPLQHPEIETDLPLPPPSSDAMYVNIQQEPEHHEKEHCFNCDDDDEILLWSKDKRDKLYQKVTHEEENTSLFMDDGKRRVDYVLVYLVDTDEENENQKKTWRENFQRSLEKEGLELEVTAMKSKVKPVVPINKLLKCCRSSQRGQDKKTYYVKVHAPWEVLTKYAELTNMKMPLAKNDMIEHFQSCWSKCPSPFDIDKEILPEIPDYFTAPFTRSRINQFIMQDKETFFSPAQRSLLTYQILLRAVFEDVGDPARNKFGIKNMLSNKSYEAAFPLHEGEYKSEHSLLTEGPRNQRHLLYETWAKPGAWYKFQPLDHIRLYFGEKIAIYFTWLGYYTGLLIPAGLVGLAIFIYGCARMPFHEASNEICSDSAPGNYTMCPLCDEHCDYWQLKSSCIYSRVTYLFDNEATVAFAAFMALWSTVFHEMWKRRAAEIEYDWDVADFEQEETIRPEYEASVRRRRINPVTKNGPVEEPYLSFTSKLCRVTSSLWVVLFMLCVVVAAVFGVIVYRMTVRALLYAVGENIIRQRAGIITSVTASVINLIIIILLGKVYQFIAQMLTNFETHRTLTEWEDSFTLKMFLFQFVNHFASLFYIAFFKGKLVGRPGLYNRQINDSRQEECDPSGCFIELCIQLGIIMVGKQTFNNSKEVVLPKLLNWIKSRKINKAEEKKHEKVSQWEKDYAMDSMPELGLFDEYLEMVIQYGFVTIFVAAFPLAPLFALLNNIIEIRLDAYKFVTQWRRPLGMRAQDIGIWFGILQGISKVAVMSNAIIIAFTSEFVPKLVYQYSYSKNSDINGYINFSLSVFNVSLFEPKSIPKVKNIELFGNVTECRYRDFRAPTEPYDYTLEHWHILTARLAFVLVFVICIWLLSWLISYIVPDIPKAVKLQILREKYLARESALESELLKNKSHHNGMEGKSHSSDPHSTVNGVRERHVDKTTPLY